The DNA segment GCTGGGAGAGAAGTGGTTCTAAACTTAAGGACAaacataaaattgatttttaaaactgAGATATTCAGAGTTGAGGTTTATGTTTTGTCTGTTCTTCACTTTGTGCTTTGAAggttttttgttaatatttaatgGCCATTTTTGTCAGTTATGCATCCTTGAAGTTTATTGCATCATAATGTGAACAGTAACAGTTTAAGATAAGGTCTGGACCCATGTGTCATAACACAAAGACAGGTCTCTTTCTGATGTCTCTTTTTACaggaatatataaaattatcagaTGACAATTACATGTCAAATTTGGAAATTTGTTTGGAAATaatattctttcaaaataaaattatctaataagCTCACGTCCATGTATTTTTCTAAAGAATTAttagttttccattttttttctaaaattataaaagaaataatttaataattgattaattaaaagaataaattaaatttttagtttcttttaacttttaagtattgaattaaattaaaatgattttaataataaaataaaaaaatttaatatatggaATACTTAAtggtatttaaaaaatataattttaaaataataatataagaaaaaattctaataaaattattgaatatttaaataaaattcatagtagttttaaaaatataaaaatgtactaataaaagaatatattattaattgaaaatttaagaatcaattttatatgataaaaataaaaaaaaatgtttgacaaCTAATTAcacgaatattaatttaaaattaattaatatatttttttattaatgattgttaatataaatttaaaaattaagttaacatacaattaataatataatttatgaatttgagtttatcatgttattattatcataaatattatatatatatatatatatatatatatatatatatatatatatgcatatatcggattaataaataaatatttaagtagCATGCAAgtaatatcataaatataaaacttatatttaaaagttgaaataaatTGTATGTATTATAACAAGTAGTAAATTTAATTTCGATGAATACTACTAAAATTTAcgaaacattaaatttaattatcttaacatgttattaaaatattatataagtgagTATCATATaataatgttgtttttaatttttagtaatataaataatattatttcatttataattaatatttatttattcttcaaAAGCATCTTTCATATTTATCacatgaaattatttatattattcttatctcttcaattaggaaaatattattatatttattaattttaaaactactataattaatgtatttaaacatttattaattttgtttcggtgaatattttgtgggaccgagacactaacctggTTGACATGGTTCTTCTGCTTTCTAACGCTTGGATTGACTAGATCGTTTGGTTTTCTTGGATTTTGACCGCTCGTTCTGTTTCACCCTTGACCGTTCagtgatcttcaagctttgaccgaggaggggaggtacctgcaatggcactccgatGCTCAAGTTAGGAGCGATTTGATGAAgtatttagtgattttatgatCATTGTAGAATATTTGTGAATGTGATTAGAGAGTAATTTGAAGGTGATTGGAGGTTGATTCAAAGGTACCTGACTTGTGGTCctggttctctatttataatttgtctcatagaccttgaactgatataagcctaataaaatataaacagaataaaatataaacagaatataatctaaaaagacttacctaaaaatctggttagttgctaaatatcattaataagatattcttgattatcctttgattattttatatctttaataagatatatcgtaaCCGCTCGGCCCTGATATCATATTGTACCTTAtgccccccaagtccgagttaatCATTCGGCTTTAGCCATGattaactataggacttatgaGTTTGAGGGATGTTGTTTTTAGTCGTCGCTTTGTAGATGACCGAATAGTTGAACACCTGTGACTGTTTCAGTTGAGGACGAGAGTGAGCGTTCAGAGAGAACGTTTCCCActgctcggtttaggacgagaatGAGTCCGTGTAGAACCTCACCGCTcagtttaggacgagagtgagcCCGTGTAGAacctcaccgctcggtttaggacgagagtgagtccgtgtagaacctcaccgctcggtttaggacgagagtgagtccGTGTAGAAtctcaccgctcggtttaggacgagagtgagtccgtgtagaacctcaccgctcggtttaggacgagagtgagtccgtgtagaacctcaccgctcggtttaggacgagagtgggtCCGTGTAGAacctcaccgctcggtttaggacgagagtgggtCCGTGTAGAacctcaccgctcggtttaggacgagggTGGGTCTGTGTAGAacctcaccgctcggtttaggacgagagtgagtccGTGTAAAACCTCACCGCTcagtttaggacgagagtgagtccgtgtagaacctcaccgctcggtttaggacgagggTGGGTATGTGTAGAacctcaccgctcggtttaggacgagggTGGGTCTGTGTAGAACCTCatcgctcggtttaggacgagagtgagtccgtgtagaacctcaccgctcggtttatGACCAGGGGTTGCGTTCCCTGGATTTTTGTGGACGAGCGTGCATGTTCCTGTTATTTGCAATGAAGAAATACAACAATTCAAACTTGATAAGTGAGAAACCGATtaacctgtgaggccgaatggccgaataGTTGAACAAAGTCGCTACTGATCTTGGCTTTGACATTATTGATGGTGTCAGAAGACTCCCCCTTTAGGGTGAAAGTTTTCATGAATATCTGCATTGTAGTTTATTGTTCCTTGTGTTCTCGTTTTGGCGATGAGCATGTGCTGGACCTGGGAACAACTAGAGGGTCCTTGACTTTTTTCAGAGAGCCCCCATAATCATTGGATTGGTTGCATTCAAAGAGAAGAGAGTGGTTGAAGGTAGTCTCCTACACTTTCGGTTATAATAATGgaatacaatataataatataatatattatggattatataataatataatataatatatacatatttcgGTTATTGTAATATATATGATGAATAAATATTATGGTTATAACCATAATGGCACtgaaagttatatattatactatatatatttatgatatcTATATAAAATAGTTGTTGTAATATCTATTATCAATtagatattttatgaaatattaatatttcaaaaattacttATCTTGTTGATCATGTCTCACGTAGAGATGATGACTCATGTAGTGTAGTTTTCATTTTGCTGAAAGTTCCTAGTGTTGATTTGAAGCAGTGATGTCAAGACCGGACATTAGTCTTAGTTCCTTGCAGTTTCAATGGGATGCCCCCGGctccacggtgggcgccaaaatgtttcggtgaATATTTTGTCGGATCGAGACAATAACCTGGCTGACGTGGTTCTCTCGCTTTCTAACACTTGGATTGACTGGATCGCTTGCTTTCCTTGGATCTTGACCGCTCGTTCTGTTTCACCCTTGACTGTTCGGTGATCTTTAAGCTTTGACCGAGGGGAAGGTACCTgtaatggcactccgacgctcaagttaggagcgGTTTGATGAAGTATTTAGTGATTTTGTGATCACAGTAGAATATTTGTGAATGTGTTTGGAGAGTAATTTGAAGGTGATTGGAGGTTGATTCGAAGGTACCTTGCTTGTGACctggttctctatttataatttgtctcatgaaCCTTGAATtgatataagcccaataaaatataaacagaataaaatataaacagaatataatctaaacagacttacctgaaaataTGATTAGttactaaatatctttaataagatattcttaattatcctttcattattttatatctttaataaaatatatcataatcgCTCGACcctaatatcatattatacaaatttaataataatatatgttagtTAAATTTCGGGTTAAGTTGTTTTAGTTTGGTAGTTAAATTgctattgattttattcattattcaaaagcctaataacaaaataaaaataaaaatacaaatatttttttttatttgtactgatttatattttttgttaagttttataaaaaatggaaaacttGGTCAGAATTTGATTTCTGGCATGGGAAAATTAAATTCTTACCACAAAAAGTAAAATGCTTTAATTTAGTAACCAGAATAAGCCTGAATTTAGTTAGgtgatatttgaaaaaaaaaatatttaagaaaataatttctcaaGCTTGGCAAGATGGACCTTTTTTAGAAATTTGGTAAgattattttcttctccttcttatttaattttattatatcacaATCTTAAACCCATTAAAGGTATTCACAACCAATTCATGTAGAAACAAATGTTTGATAGGGTAAATTTATTGGTGACTTGAAAAGGGCATGAGTCCTCTGAGGCTGTACCTTAGTGTGGGTTGGTAGTGTCACTTAATTACTGTAACATCTGTACAGCTTTCATTTCTCATGGCACATGCACCTCATAAATATCCCTACTAACCCTCATTACTTTGGAATGGAGGTCATTCAATGAAACTCCTcgtatttcaaattttgaagtCTAGCATGCTTTGATAAGATTGAATTTGCAAAATGACCTAGCTTTGTATTGTTGACTTACAATAAGACTACAGAAACTATCATAAGCTTTTTTTGGCTAATTATCTAACAGGTTTATGAACCATTTTAAGGGCTTTCCTCTTTAATGTCTTTAATGTTTCAAGTAGATAttgatatttgttaaaaaatataagtgagTTAGGATGTGTTAGGACAATATTCTTAATTTAGAAGTCCCAACTAGTTGGTCAAGTTTGGCATctaaattaagaatatttatacATGAgcaattttataatgaaaaagtaAGATGGTgttgaataagaaatttgaaagGAGAAGGCTTTacttgaaaattatataaaaaatgtgtattttaattaaaaaaatatcttactcataaatttatataaaacattgGTTTACATGTacctaaaattatattaaaagaatgaaagggTAAGAGGTCAAAGTTACCAAATAGCTCAAGCTCACCAAAAATGGGAAACGGTTTTGATATGACTAGACTTTGAACTTACTAACCTTTCTTATTATGATTACCCCTTTGGCTACGGCTAGTTCCTAACGAATTTTTCTTCTTGTAAATGACTTTGGTCCCATTTTAGACCAAAGACCTATTCAGCAGGTTTGCCTCTATCAGCCTCTTGTCTTGCCTTCATTCACTCTACAAACTCAAAATAAGGAGTAGCCACTATTGGAGTAGTTGATTCAGATTAAGACAACTTTAAGTTCTTGGTGTTTTTCAACTCATCACAATCTTGGTCTAATTTGTTGTCATATATATCATGCTTGAAAGTTCTGGTGTTTGGCCTCTATTTCACTGATAATTAATGATGGCTAAGAAATGTTTTAGTCATTATGGTAAGAGAAAATAACATGCCCAAAATTCAAGGAAGTTGTTGGTTTGGAAGAGGAATACATCATCTATTTGTGTGACAAACACAAAAGTTCAGTTTTTCAAATCATGTTTAATGGTATGAAAAACTGCAACCTAAACAGGAGGTAAATAACTGCAGTCTAAGCAACATgtaactgtttgataaattatatCTTCAAGGCCATGCTTGTAGCTAAACCCCAAATCTTCTAGCTTCTTTGATGAGATGTCAGAGAGAACTTTGTCATAAACTTTTTCAACCTTCATGCAGATGTTAGAACATGAATACACTCTGGAAAGAAGAGTGGTTAAGTTAGACAATGTATAACTTTGGCTGCTGCATATGTATCTGCCTTCTGCTTTGGCATGCTCCATCAGGAACATGTGAGCTCTGCATATATCTTCAATGTGAACTAAAGCTATTGATCCCATTCTTGCATTTACAGaagataatattttgaaatactcagTTTCACCTACATTTATGATCAATAGAGTCAAGTGATAATAActtgaatatttcttttatgtagAATTTTGTGTACAATCTGATGTTGGATTGTTTGTACTTCATGATGCAGATAGAAGCACAGAACAGAGGTACATTTTCTTTGAAGAACTTGTCATAAAAGATACTTAAGTTCACAAATGCAGGAATTGAATGaaagttattgaaataaatattaattttaatactaaagGACATTTTTTCTGTTAGGCATACTTACAGTACTTTCTCATTAAAAATCACCTGTTAAAGGGGACAAAAGAACTTTAACACTTTTTGGTACACTAGCAGTGAAGAAAGGGCCTGCAACAGTGCTTGTGATTATTGAGACAAGATCAATGCCATTATCTTTTGCAAATTGAAATGCTGCATCTTCTGTGAGAAGCTTTGAAAGTGCATAAACCTGCCACCATAGAGAAAGTTCTTAAGGAATGGAAGCAATCTGGTGTAAATTACAAGTGaaaaaacatcacttattaCCCATCCACTTGCTTGAGTATTCAACACAttttttggttgaatttggCAAGATTCATCTACCATTGGTTTCCAATTTCCATTGCTATCTCTGGCAGTGATTGTACTAATGGAAGATGTGAAGACAACCCTTTTCACAGAATTGGATTTCAAACAAGACTTGAGAAGGTTTATGGTTCCTTTGATAGCAGGGTCAATTATGTTTTCTTGAACAAAAAACTCTGCAAGttcaattcaaataatatttatctgtTACCATTTTAGAAATGTCAGAAGTGAAAAGTTCTTGTGGGGTGTATGTCAGGTTCTAAAAAAAGCACTGAACATTCAATGCATTaccattgttttctttctcaCTAACATTGAATTCCATTGAGGCAGCAACATGGAACACACCAACACACCCTTTTACAGCCTCATCGAAGCTTCCTTCTTCATTCAAATCCgctttgaaaaatctcaattggTCACCACCCTTCCACAGGGACAGAAGATGCAATGACTTTGCTTTTACATACCCACAAGAAAGAGAATAATGagtcataaataattaaaatatataaatgtttgtATTCAACAAAATCAAGCATATAATAAGacagaatttgatttttgagtTTCATTAGCCCATCAGAtactacaaaaattgttgatccTCAATGTCtgttatttttacctttttgtgTTTTCctctataaatagaatttcCTTTGCATAAGAATATAGGTTTTTGATTAAAGAAATCATCTCTTTATATGATAGGAAAATGAAACATcttattagtataaataaacaatataaattatgagttataattaattttagatgtATTAAACTTCCTggattaattattcattaagaTTGGTATATACAAGATGGTGAGATTTTTATGAACATTTTGGTTTAACAGTAAAATGAAGCAGTGGTAATAGACAACTTAAGAATGGGTTCTATGCTAGAGTCTAATAAGAAAGGGCTCAAACTAGTTCAGCAAAAGAGACCAACAATGGCTTCTAGGATACCAGTAAGGAAATTACTTTTTGCACCCTATCATTTTCTTCTTACACCCTATCACATCCTAAATTTATCTTTCAGTATTCAATAAACACTTTCGGAAATTTTTTTACGGAATCAGTCACCCCTCCTTTTACGAAAAACATTTTCTGGAATGTTTGATGGGAAGGGAGGTAAAATTTGATGGGATGCAGAAAACTTTAGCTACCagtaataatgataatttcttTCATCACCTCCATAAATTTCCCCTGCATCCTATATAAGAAAAATCGGATTTTTCCctttctaaatatataatttaaaagaaaaaattacttttaaattgtaaatctaggagaaaaaatgaaatccaaattatacaatatagaaattttaatatgtaatccGAAAGTCATCTctacagaaaataaaatggtatttttaaacatttgagGGGTTGCAAGAAGTAAAAGCCTCAGCAGAGAGACCAAAAAGAGAGGAgcaaaatgtgaaataaaaagaaaaataaatgttttattttcaaaataatgaaaaaattctaaatatcatgaaaaattaaaaaaataaggaattGAAGTTTtgctaatttattatattatttatttgattttaaaatattatcacatTAGAGAATActtattcaaatgaaaatttagTTTTCTCCCCTTCATTTCCAAAATTCAATTCTTACACATACTTGTATATATTCACATAAATagttttagaatataaattcttaaaaagacagAAACACTTAAATTTGAGTAGCTAATTGTTACTCAAAAGGGCACATTATATTCTTTCTCCGATGTCCATATCTGACAATCACCCCAGAATTCATGTTAAAAGTTTTCTAGTAAAGTAAGATTTCTAGATAATgtgattttaatgaaattttttgtgCGTTCAAGGAACATGTTAGCTAAACATTATGCTTGAAaacttaatgattttcatataacttttataatagaaaacacttaaaaaagtaatttaagtattattattttaaaagctagaaataaaaaatttaaaaaataaaattgttgcaTCATGAGTAATTTTCTGAAATTGTAATTGTGGATTTTTTCCTACTGGAACATTGACCATTTGAATATACGAGAACTCACTTCATTCCCATCATTTTGCTTACATCACTTTTCAAACTCAAAAAATTGTTAGTTCTGTATCATGGTCAGTTCAACTAGCATTAAATTTAACCCTTTACTataagaaatgaagaaaaatcgATCACaaataaaactttgtttaagaacggaaaaaaaaaagctattaAACATCCGTTACTATCGTTAacaatcttttttaaaaagaaatatcttaataaaattatttttatttatttttaaaaagaagaaaacagtgaaaattattgaaagtcattaaaaatatcaattaataatatataaacttcACCTGATTTGGGAGATTGAATTAACcttaaaaactcattttcctAATATAggatatgttaattttaatattaaaattggtttttaaaatattaatatattttgaaaatacaataaaaatataacattaaaaatataataagaatctAAATTACTCTATCATATTAGTATATTAGAGACGAATATACTAACCAGGATCTCTGACAGTGGCATGAACTGTGCAACCCCTTTGAAGAAGAGCTTCCACCAGCCATGAACCAATATACCCTGTGGAACCTGTCACACAGTATTTGCCTCTTTGAACAACTTCTCCATTCTTCTTCATTACTTCCTCCATTTTCTTACTTTTCAAACTCTTGCAAACTAAGCCAGCATGATCCAACCCTTTTATATATGAAACATGTTAAGAGAAAGTCTTCGATTTATATTCGTTCTCTATTCaataatataacttaatttttataatattatatactaCATAGTAGGCAAGCACCAAGCAGACAAGTAGGCAAGtgctattaaataaaaaaagacaaaatcatCATTTTTAGTATTACTTATCATTCAGAAAAAACCCTTTTTCTATAACAAACTAAAAGTTTTTTTTCACTGACTAAAATTAGTTTCTATGTATTGTCATTTATCGAAACAGGTGATTTTTAATTtccatattaattaatttagtttataaaaatgttagtttatgttgaaaaatatttaaatgagtGAGTCGATCAtgttattttaaagataaaataaaaaaaaaatgaaaaccatGGTTAAGTTTAACATTTTCTTACATCAATTTGATCTTTCTACTATGGATaaagatatttagacaatatttttttgataacatttgaacatcatcatacgtgtcattgtgtgattggttcatgatagtgtcattgtgtcatttggacaatcacacaatgacacatatgattgatattcaaatattgtcaaaaaatgttatctatatATCATTATCCTTCTACTATCAACCTTTTCATCATTAGATGCAGTGGTGTTTTCCATCTGTCAAATAGTCATGTGATTTGATATGTTTCTAGAAGAGGACGAAAGTCTGTTTTAAGTGAGAATAAagtgatattaatatatttctttcttcttcgtcttattataaaaagtaataattaatttcttctgactgttataaattattttaatttagttttattttttaacattaatgtATTTAGtctcttatttaatttgattttattattttgaatattcatcaattatttatcttttcaattctTTTCAATGTCAAACGGTACATAATGaaacaattttatcataaattgtaaaatttcatGTATTTAACATAAACACATTCTGAATTTGTAACTATACAATtgaataatttatgtttttgttattataaattaggtttaaatattaatttgattcttattttcatcaaaatttattcaatatgttttttttcttgttcaatgaaattctaattttcattagttttatataatttagtttgttATGGTAACGATATTTAAATTAGAAGATGAATAATGTATATTACGtgataatttgtgatttttttaatttcttttaaattttaaaaaagttatctaCCTATCAAATTAACATGTTGTACTAACGAAGGGAAACAATGCAAAATGTGCCATCACAATACAACTCAAGATAACAAGAACAGTTAAATATCAAATACATAAACTTGTCAATCACATAAGAAATGTATTAGAAAGTTCTAGGTTTCCCGttacagaaaagaaaattcaagaacTCTATAGCGGATTTCTGAACTTCACAATTTTTCCATAAAGATAAAACAAGTCCtcgaagaaagaaaaaatacaataaatataatttttcataaaattcaaaacaacatcaataataataatattattatttgttattatcatcatcatcatcatcattattattattattattattattattattattattattattattattattattattttttgtacatAATTTGAACAGACTCTATAAGGCAAAATACGACAATAGTAGAAGAGAACGCAATTCTGGAAAGAAGGGAAATGAgattcttcttaattttttttttttttttatgatatcgAGTCAGCATTTTCATGTTTGGTGGAAAGAAACAGCGTGACGAAACTGAATTTCTAAATCTAGGAAAAGAAACAGCGTGACGAAACTGAATTAAATAGAggtttataattaatattttagtatatgTTGGGTTTATAAAGATATGTTATAACTGAAACAAAGTAGAAAATGAATTGTATCTGAATTGAAAAAGTTTGGATTTACATATGCATTATCTAGGTGGATGCGCATGACTTTAGCAACGCCGATCCATTAATTATGGCACATAGGAATATTATACCCCTTTTCAGGTTTATATCAATATCTTAGATCTGAAAACAGAAGAAAATGTTCAAAGTACCATGATAGTtcacaatattttcttttactaccATCTAATgaatattactattttatattaaaattttgtttaaaattatttttaataattaaatataatattttcttataaaaaattataaattggaaGTAATATGGttgtaaaatgataaatttttcaTGTTCAAATCCATATTGTTGGATACCATTGATATGtaaatttttatcttatgtGGGGAGGGGAAGTTgtataactataataattaacGGCATGTTGCTAACCCAATGATTATGTTAATATGGATTTTgccaaataaattatttatgtatgtatgtttaCCACGTTGTGTTAGATAACCATTATTTATATTGAGAATTTTATGTATAATAGAATATTAAGAATGTTAACGTAATAATGAtcttaatgataataataaaatgacgatgctaagaaaaaaattataatatcttctaatttaattatttttttggataaaaaaatatgtcacACAAGTAAAATGTTTTATCAGTGCACCAAATATAACATTCCAGAATATAGCATTAAACTATATAATAGCCactacaaatttaatataatatcagtTAAAGACaagattaaaataa comes from the Vigna radiata var. radiata cultivar VC1973A chromosome 2, Vradiata_ver6, whole genome shotgun sequence genome and includes:
- the LOC106755915 gene encoding putative anthocyanidin reductase isoform X1, whose protein sequence is MEEVMKKNGEVVQRGKYCVTGSTGYIGSWLVEALLQRGCTVHATVRDPAKSLHLLSLWKGGDQLRFFKADLNEEGSFDEAVKGCVGVFHVAASMEFNVSEKENNEFFVQENIIDPAIKGTINLLKSCLKSNSVKRVVFTSSISTITARDSNGNWKPMVDESCQIQPKNVLNTQASGWVYALSKLLTEDAAFQFAKDNGIDLVSIITSTVAGPFFTASVPKSVKVLLSPLTGETEYFKILSSVNARMGSIALVHIEDICRAHMFLMEHAKAEGRYICSSQSYTLSNLTTLLSRVYSCSNICMKVEKVYDKVLSDISSKKLEDLGFSYKHGLEDIIYQTVTCCLDCSYLPPV
- the LOC106755915 gene encoding putative anthocyanidin reductase isoform X2; protein product: MPLSEILSLHLLSLWKGGDQLRFFKADLNEEGSFDEAVKGCVGVFHVAASMEFNVSEKENNEFFVQENIIDPAIKGTINLLKSCLKSNSVKRVVFTSSISTITARDSNGNWKPMVDESCQIQPKNVLNTQASGWVYALSKLLTEDAAFQFAKDNGIDLVSIITSTVAGPFFTASVPKSVKVLLSPLTGETEYFKILSSVNARMGSIALVHIEDICRAHMFLMEHAKAEGRYICSSQSYTLSNLTTLLSRVYSCSNICMKVEKVYDKVLSDISSKKLEDLGFSYKHGLEDIIYQTVTCCLDCSYLPPV